From a region of the Triticum aestivum cultivar Chinese Spring chromosome 7D, IWGSC CS RefSeq v2.1, whole genome shotgun sequence genome:
- the LOC123165863 gene encoding galactan beta-1,4-galactosyltransferase GALS1: MKPAAVRKEAGGGIGSGAFGISCLDIKSFGASLVLFALIMALWQFHPYQPILAITRSSCPLIPPPSTAAAAATTTTTTAVSFSNSTADRAAPTAAASARKAPTLPSRPRDPNKRELRPYGSAAALFVQMGAYRGGPRTFAIVGLASKPAHVFSTPYFKCEWLPNLDPAGGPPPRPVRTKAYKMLPDWGYGRVYTTVVVNCTFPSNPNAGNRGGKLLVHAYYSTSSRRYERFVALEEAPGSYDGSRFQPPFPYEYLYCGSSLYGNISAPRMREWLAYHAHFFGPRSHFVLHDAGGVSPAVRAVLDPWVRAGRVTLQDIRAQAEYDGYYYNQFMVVNDCLHRHRHAANWTFFFDVDEYIYLPDGRSLEEVLGQLERYTQFTIEQNLMSSKLCVEDPTKGYSRQWGFEKLVFRNSITGVRRDRKYAIRARNAYSTGVHMSQNVYGRTTHKTESLIRYYHYHNSINVMEEPCREFVPKPTNGSKVMFEEVPYFYDDNMKRLAGDIKRFEEETVGVVYS, from the exons ATGAAGCCCGCCGCCGTGAGGAAAGAGGCTGGCGGCGGCATTGGCAGTGGCGCGTTCGGCATCTCCTGCCTCGACATCAAATCCTTCGGCGCCTCCCTGGTGCTCTTCGCCCTCATCATGGCGCTCTGGCAGTTCCACCCGTACCAGCCAATCCTCGCCATCACCCGCTCCTCCTGTCCCCTCATCCCTCCCCCatctaccgccgccgccgccgccaccaccaccaccaccaccgcagtATCCTTCTCCAACTCCACAGCGGACAGAGCcgcaccgaccgccgccgccagCGCGAGAAAGGCGCCAACCTTGCCATCCCGGCCACGGGACCCCAACAAGCGGGAGCTCCGGCCGTACGGCAGCGCGGCGGCGCTGTTCGTCCAGATGGGCGCGTACCGGGGCGGGCCGCGCACATTCGCCATCGTGGGGCTGGCTTCCAAGCCGGCGCACGTCTTCAGCACCCCTTACTTCAAGTGCGAGTGGCTCCCCAACCTGGACCCGGCCGGCGGCCCGCCGCCGAGGCCCGTCCGGACCAAGGCGTACAAGATGCTGCCCGACTGGGGCTACGGCCGCGTCTACACCACCGTCGTCGTCAATTGCACGTTCCCGTCCAACCCCAACGCCGGCAACCGCGGCGGGAAGCTCCTCGTCCACGCCTATTACTCCACCTCCTCCCGCCGGTACGAGCGCTTCGTCGCGCTCGAGGAGGCGCCGGGGTCGTACGACGGGTCCCGCTTCCAGCCGCCGTTCCCCTACGAGTACCTCTACTGCGGCTCCTCGCTCTACGGCAACATCAGCGCCCCGCGGATGCGGGAGTGGCTGGCCTACCACGCGCATTTCTTCGGCCCAAGGTCGCATTTTGTTCTCCATGACGCCGGCGGCGTCAGCCCGGCGGTCAGGGCGGTTCTGGATCCGTGGGTGAGGGCCGGCCGGGTCACTCTCCAGGACATCAGGGCGCAAGCAGAGTACGACGGGTACTACTACAACCAGTTCATGGTGGTGAACGACTGCCTCCACCGGCACCGCCACGCCGCGAACTGGACCTTCTTCTTCGACGTCGACGAGTACATCTACCTCCCCGACGGGCGGTCGTTGGAGGAGGTGCTCGGCCAGCTGGAGCGGTACACACAGTTCACCATTGAGCAGAACCTCATGTCCAGCAAGCTCTGCGTGGAGGATCCGACCAAGGGCTACTCGAG GCAGTGGGGGTTTGAAAAACTTGTTTTCCGTAATTCGATCACCGGAGTCAGGCGGGATCGCAAATACGCCATTCGAGCAAGGAATGCATACTCCACTGGTGTACACATGTCTCAAAATGTCTACGGGCGGACGACCCATAAAACCGAAAGCTTGATCAGGTACTACCATTATCACAACTCGATCAATGTCATGGAGGAGCCTTGCCGGGAGTTTGTGCCAAAACCCACCAATGGCAGCAAGGTAATGTTCGAGGAGGTACCGTACTTCTACGACGATAACATGAAGCGTTTGGCGGGTGATATCAAGCGCTTCGAGGAGGAGACAGTTGGCGTGGTCTATTCGTAG